The DNA sequence TATGTGTTCTGAGGGGCACCCTGCCATTTGTCAGCTTGCCCTTTCTAACTCACTGTTTTTTACACACTTGGCCCTGTTGCAACTACTAATAAGCAAGTGGCCAATAAGCATGATAAGTATTCATGATAAGCATTATAATCCACAATATTCGCTTCTTTTTTAAACCCCAGGAATGACTGTTGGATGGTAGTGTGTTAAAGTAGCCAGAAGACCTTTGAATTGAAGCCAGATGGCTCAATTATACATTTCAGCCATAAGACAGCTCATTTGGAGTCAGTTATGAGCACAACATAACTTtccatgacataacagctgtggAATTTTTATTTAGTTACTTAACTTATAAAGAGAGTCTACAATTATATAACTCCCATGTGAGTAGTGCTGATTGCTCTTTATCATCcaaactgtacagtacagtatgtattatatgtatattatatgtGGATATGATTAATATCATTGTATAAAtaatcatacattttaataataataatgcattgtaATGTCCACAAAGGTTCATTTCATTGAACTGTAAACAACACATTttggtaaatgtattttatttttattttatgtacaatGGATTATCCAGCCAAGAAAGGTTTAGGAGGTATTAACAAGGTAACCAtgagaaaaaaatttaaatgctaTGTTATCATACAAATTTACCATGGTTTTCATGCAACTAATGGAAAATAAGtcttcacaaaatgttttttttagatgAGACATCAATGGTAACATCAATGTCTGAACAATGTCAATGAGGAAAATAATTCCCATATATCCCATagtgtttttttcattatgaaACCTTAACTCAAATATCACACAATTATagtgtatttatataatataaacatacattgtatatgtatttatatatgtaaACATACTGAACTCCCCAGTGGGGGCAAAAGTTATGGACCTGTGTGATTATTCTATTTATGAACTTCTACTGCACAGCCGTCCTCTCTCTTATGTTTTGGTTCCTTTAGGTCTTGGCAGGATGTGAAGCCGAGTTTGAAGCAGAGTGGAAGAGGTGTGTGAATGTTTAAAATCATGTTCGTGAGGATGAGGAAGGTGGGAGACTGGGAGGAAGGCCTTCAGTCTGTGGACTCCACAGTGAGCTCGGCGGCCTGGCGGAGGCAGTTGGACGCGTCGAAAGGCACGCTGCTGCGGGTTAGGTGGTTCCCATCCAGGCGCAGGTGTTTCAGTTTGGAATAATTGACTGGCCCAATGATCTTGCAGAAGCTCCCCAGGTCAAACTCTGTGGGAACGGAAGGGACAAAAGAAAGGTTTGTCAGAAAGATATTCTAAACTTCAAATTGGCAGATTCTGTTTAAAATTACTtaggaaaagaagaagaatttgGCTCTGCAAATTGTCCAACACCCACATTTACACACCTTGACTGTAAACATTAAGGGACATTTCTGATTACATCTTGGTCAAAATTATGGTAAAgcacaaaataatttgtcttCGGAACAATTTGAATGAAGGCTGCATCAAAAGGACTCAAGCTCTGGTGGGAGATCCTATTGCACCCAAGACAAACCGATCGCATTACTGTAGATAAGAGCATGACAACTCACTGCTGATCTCGTTGACCTGCAGGTAGAGGTTCTCCAGGTTCTCGTGGACTTCTGGGATGGATCCCAACTTATTGTAGGAGAGGTCCAACTCGATGAGGGTGGACACGTTGAAGACCCCAGCGGGAACGCCTGCGTCCGCCAGTTCGTTGTGAGAGATCCGGAGGTACTGCAGCTGAGGGAGTTTGGACAGGTAGTCTTCGGGGATGCTGTCAATGTTGTTGTCGTCAGCATAGAGCATCTGGATGGACTTGGGCATACCCGCAGGCAGCTTTGCCAGCTTATTCTGGCTGATATCCAGGTAGTGGAGAGATGTGAGCCCCTCAAAGGCTCCAGCGATGCTCTCGGAGGTGAGCTCATTCTCCTGCAGGTGGATGGAGGTCAGGTTGGCCAGGCCCAACATCGTCACCGCGGGGATCTTGGACAGCTTGTTTCCGATCATCTTCAGCTCAGTGAGAGACTTCGCCAGTGGTCCCACGGGCTCCGTAAGTTCGTTGTAGCTGAACAGCAGCCTCTCCAGGGAGGCCAGCTTGTCGAAGGCGCCCTTCTCCACCTTGCTGCTCGTGATGCGGTTGCTGTCCAGGACGAGCCAGCGGAGGTCAGTGACATTGGCAAAGGCCCCAGCCTTGATCTCCTCGATCTGGTTGTTCTGTAGGTAGAGGTACTTGATGCCAGGGGGGATACTGGGCATCTCTTTGAGGCGGCGGTTATCGCAGTACATGGCACTGGGGAAGTTCATAGGGCAGTCACAGTCCTGGGCGCAGTTAGGCCCCGATGGACCCAGCAGGTTGGAGGGCTCCAGGTAGCTGCCATAGTCATAGTACTGACACAGGGCACTGCCCGTCAGAATGCTTAAAAGAAGTACGCTGAGCAGACTCATTTCTCTGCCAACAAATTACACCTGCCTGGGGTAAATCAGAAAGAGAACAACAAAGACATGTCAGGCCCATCAAGTGATGTCATATCTGCTTTAGGCATACCACCTATATGATGTGTGACTTAGCAAAATTAATGGCCTAGCCCAAAAACCAAAACAGCAGCATTATCTCATTATTGCTGTTGTCCTTGCACTATAAATGGCTGTCATGGAGATGACGTCAGGGTCAGAGCAATCAACAAAAACCACAGTGATGGCCTGAAGATACAACCTAGTTCCTGCCAACCCACAGTGAGCCATTAGACCACACGTGAGTTCGGTACAACGCTGTGAAGCAATTAGGCACATTTTTGCTGAGTTTCCCTGGCTTTAGGTTGTAGATCTGCTGACAGGAGCTGGCATAGGCCAGCAGTATATTGGCCAATTGCCGACAGTTAGCACAGAGCCTAGACAAGATAACCAGAACATGGTAAAGTTCAAAAGACAAAAAGTATATTGTCCAAAGCTAATTCCTGTAGCTATGTAGCACATTATTATTAACGTCATGGTTTATTctagagaagaaaaaaatatatcataatcacaaaaaaaacacaatataaaaaaattataatagctagctagcaaatacACAAAATGTGTAATTTATCTAAAAACTTAGATAATGTACACAACAGCAAATAAGTTCAAATGGTCAGCAGTATTTTAGACACAATTGGCTGAAAGTCAAACTGCCATATTAGTCATTTAGAGTGGAAGCATAGCTAAGGTGCGCCAGGTAGGAAGCATGTAGCTACGACCTCcattcctgtgtgtttgtgctaaaAATGCACCCTGCATCCTTACAATACAAAATGACcttcatatatttcatatactGCACATTCTACTACTGCAAGCTGTATAATCCTTTAGTTAAAGCCTACCAAGAAAAAATTTATAtatactatacagtatatatagttTCTCAAATGTGTCTTTCCTGTCTGTACAAAGGCACACAAGGCATGTTCCTTTTGATCACAAGCCCTTAAAGTACATTTAAGTTCATTTGGAAAAGTTCAGAAATGTTCAGCCTTTAGTCAATAATATTGTATACTATACAGTACTCAACATCTAGAagaactacacacactacacaatagttatttaaaataaatagtagTAAAATAGAAGGTATGTATATGATAATGTGTTTGGAAAACCCAAGTAAAACCTTTCAAAAGttgctaatttggcaggaaatGGTAAAGTATGACTTAAAAAAGTAAAGATTTTCAATCATAGCAGATTGCAGCTTTATTGCAGAATGTTAGATGCTCATCTGTGTTAAACGTTTTAGAAATTCGTGAATGTGAAtccataaataatattttggttaatgcaattaaaaaaaaagattattaatTCCCAAAGCATACATAGTATAGCACATACAATTCAGCAGCAGCAATCAATTCCAAATCCTGGTTAGAAACATCGCACCTAGAGTATAGCATGAATTAGCCACATCCAAGAATGCCCCTAATGAGTCTGTAAGTGTACAGAGACATGTTCCAGAGAGAATTCCAGTTACTTCTGTACAGCCATAACAAAGATGTCACACCGCCTCATCTAAACCgtcttgaaaaagaaaaaagaaaaaattccTTACAGTTTACACAGCAGTGTAACTATGACTCAGGGCTGTGCACTCGCATCGGATa is a window from the Conger conger chromosome 8, fConCon1.1, whole genome shotgun sequence genome containing:
- the lum gene encoding lumican — encoded protein: MSLLSVLLLSILTGSALCQYYDYGSYLEPSNLLGPSGPNCAQDCDCPMNFPSAMYCDNRRLKEMPSIPPGIKYLYLQNNQIEEIKAGAFANVTDLRWLVLDSNRITSSKVEKGAFDKLASLERLLFSYNELTEPVGPLAKSLTELKMIGNKLSKIPAVTMLGLANLTSIHLQENELTSESIAGAFEGLTSLHYLDISQNKLAKLPAGMPKSIQMLYADDNNIDSIPEDYLSKLPQLQYLRISHNELADAGVPAGVFNVSTLIELDLSYNKLGSIPEVHENLENLYLQVNEISKFDLGSFCKIIGPVNYSKLKHLRLDGNHLTRSSVPFDASNCLRQAAELTVESTD